The following nucleotide sequence is from Triticum dicoccoides isolate Atlit2015 ecotype Zavitan chromosome 7B, WEW_v2.0, whole genome shotgun sequence.
ATCCATATTATTATGCCATCAGCATAAACTCAGCGGGAGTACCGCAACAGCAAAAACTCGTTGCCCTTCGGCTAAGCCATGATGCACTGCTAAAGCTAGACTGAGAATGATGTTAATAGCTTGCTATTTCCAGCTATGACGAGAGTACTTATGAGCTATACACAATCTGTTGTGCAGCAAAGGACCACTGGGCTTGTTCAAGAGCATGATGGGACCCAAGTACAACGGCCAGCACCTGCACTCGGTCGTGAAGGAGCTGCTCGGCAACACGCGAGTCAGTCAGACACTCAAGAGCATCGTCATCCCCACTTTCGACATCAAGCTCCTTCAGCCTACGATCTTCTCGACCTACGATGTACGTACGCAGAAGAACGTAAACACATGCATCTGTATACACAACATGAAACAAAATATTTACGTGCAGGCCATGAAGGATGCCTCCAAGAATGCCCTTCTGTCGGACGTCTGCATCAGCACATCTGCCGCGCCGACCTACCTCCCCGGCCACCATTTCGAGACCAAGGACAAAGACGGCAACACCCGGGCTTTCAACCTCATTGACGGAGGCGTCGCCGCTAACAATCGGGTACGCTGCTCAAAATAGGTTTAAGATGTATGCCAATTGAGTTATGTGATGTTGCTACATTCCTCACTAACTTACATGGATGTGCGCAGACCCTTGTGGCGATGACCCATGTAAGCAAGCAGATCATGATGAAAAACATGAACTTCTTTCCCGTCAAGCCGGCGGAGTATGGCAAGTTCATGGTCCTTTCGCTGGGCACCGGCACCGCCAAGGTCGAAGAGAAGTTCGATGCTGCCATGTGCAGCAAGTGGGGCCTTCTCGGGTGGCTCTACAAGGGGGGCACCACGCCGATTATCGACAGCTTCAGCCAAGCCAGCGCTGATCTCGTCGATATCCAGGCATCCGTGCTCTTCCAGGCGCTGCACTGTGACAGCGACAAGCGCTACCTCCGGATCCAGGATGATGAGCTCACAGGCGAAACGGCCTCCGTCGATGTGTCCACGACGGAGAACCTCAAAAGGCTCATCGATGTCGGCAAGGcattgctgaagaggcaggtgtgcaAGGTGAACATTGAGACAGGCAAGAACGAGCCCGACCTAGAGAGGGGCACCAACGAGGAGGAACTGACCCATTTCGCCCGCAAGCTGTCGGAAGAGCACAAAGCTAGATTGTCTTGCGGTGATGGGTCTCGAAACATAGATATTACTCTATGAATATCTGTTCGAATTTGATGACCCACGCCATCACCCATCAAAGCCCTAATGCTTTTTTGTTACTATATGTGTAGATATGGTTCTTGTGTAGACAAACAATTGATATTTGTTATGTGCTTTAAATAAGAGAAAAATATGTTTTTCGTC
It contains:
- the LOC119335895 gene encoding patatin-like protein 2 codes for the protein MQVPEQTTGTVNLPVGPCCASSPPTSPPPRHGRLITVLSIDGGGVRGIIPGTILAFLEQKLQEFDGPDARIADYFDVVAGTSTGGLVAAMLTAPNDQGRPLFAAKDVNKFYLEHCANIFPAVCKGPLGLFKSMMGPKYNGQHLHSVVKELLGNTRVSQTLKSIVIPTFDIKLLQPTIFSTYDAMKDASKNALLSDVCISTSAAPTYLPGHHFETKDKDGNTRAFNLIDGGVAANNRTLVAMTHVSKQIMMKNMNFFPVKPAEYGKFMVLSLGTGTAKVEEKFDAAMCSKWGLLGWLYKGGTTPIIDSFSQASADLVDIQASVLFQALHCDSDKRYLRIQDDELTGETASVDVSTTENLKRLIDVGKALLKRQVCKVNIETGKNEPDLERGTNEEELTHFARKLSEEHKARLSCGDGSRNIDITL